Proteins from a genomic interval of Arvicola amphibius chromosome 14, mArvAmp1.2, whole genome shotgun sequence:
- the Rpe65 gene encoding retinoid isomerohydrolase → MSIQIEHPAAGYRKLFETVEELSSPLTAHVTGRIPLWLAGSLLRCGPGLFEVGSEPFYHLFDGQALLHKFDFKEGHVTYHRRFIRTDAYVRAMTEKRIVITEFGTCAFPDPCKNIFSRFFSYFRGVEITDNALVNIYPVGEDYYACTETNFITKVNPETLETIKQVDLCNYVSVNGATAHPHIESDGTVYNIGNCFGKNFSIAYNIIKIPPLQANKEDPINKSEIVVQFPCSDRFKPSYVHSFGLTPNYIVFVETPVKINLFKFLSSWSLWGANYMDCFESNESMGVWLHVADKKRRKYLNNKYRTSPFNLFHHINTYEDNGFLIVDLCCWKGFEFVYNYLYLANLRENWEEVKRNAMKAPQPEVRRYVLPLTINKADTGKNLVTLAHTTATAILCSDETIWLEPEVLFSGPRQAFEFPQINYQKYGGKPYTYAYGLGLNHFVPDKLCKLNVKTKEIWIWQEPDSYPSEPIFVCHPDALEEDDGVVLSVVVSPGAGQKPAYLLILNAKDFSEVARAEVETNIPVTFHGVFKRS, encoded by the exons GTAGAATTCCCCTCTGGCTCGCTGGAAGTCTCCTTCGATGTGGGCCAGGGCTCTTTGAAGTTGGATCTGAGCCCTTCTATCACCTGTTTGATGGACAAGCCCTTTTACACAAGTTTGACTTTAAGGAGGGCCACGTCACATACCATAGGAG ATTCATCCGCACTGATGCTTATGTTCGGGCAATGACCGAGAAGAGGATTGTCATTACAGAATTTGGCACCTGTGCTTTCCCAGATCCCTGCAAGAATATATTTTCCAG gtttttttcttactttcgAGGAGTGGAGATTACTGACAATGCCCTTGTAAATATATACCCAGTGGGAGAAGATTACTATGCCTGTACAGAGACCAACTTTATCACAAAAGTTAACCCAGAGACCTTGGAGACAATTAAGCAG GTTGATCTTTGCAACTATGTCTCAGTCAATGGTGCCACTGCTCATCCACATATTGAAAGTGATGGAACTGTTTACAATATTGGCAATTGCTTTGGGAAAAATTTTTCAATTGCCTACAACATTATTAAGATCCCTCCACTACAAGCAA ACAAGGAAGATCCAATAAACAAGTCAGAGATCGTTGTGCAGTTCCCCTGCAGTGATCGGTTCAAACCATCTTACGTACACAG TTTTGGTCTGACTCCCAACTATATCGTTTTTGTGGAGACTCCAGTCAAAATTAATCTTTTCAAGTTCCTCTCTTCATGGAGTCTTTGGGGAGCCAACTACATGGATTGTTTTGAGTCCAATGAAAGCATGGGG GTTTGGCTTCACGTTGctgacaaaaaaagaagaaaatacctcAATAATAAATATAGGACCTCTCCTTTCAATCTCTTTCATCATATCAATACTTACGAAGACAATGGGTTTCTGATTGTGGACCTCTGCTGCTGGAAAGG GTTTGAATTTGTTTATAATTACTTATATTTAGCCAATTTACGTGAGAACTgggaagaagtaaaaagaaatgcCATGAAGGCTCCTCAGCCTGAAGTCAGGAGATATGTGCTTCCTTTGACAATTAACAAG GCTGACACAGGCAAGAATTTAGTCACACTTGCCCATACAACTGCCACAGCCATTCTGTGCAGTGATGAGACCATCTGGCTGGAACCTGAGGTTCTCTTTTCGGGGCCCCGTCAAG CCTTTGAATTTCCCCAAATAAATTATCAGAAATATGGGGGGAAACCTTACACCTATGCATATGGACTTGGGCTGAATCACTTTGTTCCAGACAAG CTCTGTAAGCTGAATGTCAAAACTAAAGAAATCTGGATATGGCAAGAGCCGGATTCTTACCCATCTGAACCCATCTTTGTTTGTCATCCAGATGCGTTGGAAGAAGATGATG GTGTGGTTCTGAGTGTGGTGGTGAGTCCTGGAGCAGGACAAAAGCCTGCATACCTCCTGATTCTGAATGCCAAAGACTTCAGTGAAGTTGCCAGGGCTGAAGTGGAAACTAATATCCCTGTTACCTTCCATGGAGTGTTCAAAAGGTCATGA